Proteins from a genomic interval of Procambarus clarkii isolate CNS0578487 chromosome 45, FALCON_Pclarkii_2.0, whole genome shotgun sequence:
- the DNaseII gene encoding deoxyribonuclease-2-alpha, whose protein sequence is MANCWSIGIFLVIFLGTFCIWNCMTRDDPPDTSNWYGCRDQKGNPIDSFVIYKLPHDKHAEFEPLRNGTAYMYLTPETAARLQSGGVSSVFSEYRDSASGWVLSNVNIGSEFSMPARTLSRLYTDQEIVKTAAFIMYNDEFPNGTKSFTKGHTKGVVVMTAQGGFWLVHSVPKYPPPPEDGYTYPSSAVRYGQTMLCISLSSDQSHSLGWQLLQNNPFIYASNMPETLSSQFFVLLKVMQGERPQVSPWYRVAALTSVGGKAFTSFAKYKKYDQDLYASLVAPMLKTNIVVESWRNGPQPLPSSCNTTYTVENVENVSARAASTSFTTHHDHSKWVVASEPDKPYVCIGDINRMETQFERAGGTVCMQSLSIWHRFHNLVQAVEACPRAV, encoded by the exons ATGGCCAACTGTTGGTCTATTGGCATCTTCTTGGTTATTTTCTTGGGCACATTTTGCATCTGGAACTGTATGACACGTGATGACCCGCCAGACACGTCCAACTGGTATGGGTGCAGAGACCAGAAGGGCAACCCGATTGACTC ATTTGTAATATACAAGTTACCTCATGATAAACATGCAGAATTTGAGCCTCTGCGGAATGGAACGGCATACATGTATCTCACGCCAGAAACTGCAGCGAG GCTGCAGAGTGGAGGGGTATCCAGCGTTTTCAGTGAGTATCGTGATTCGGCCAGTGGTTGGGTGTTGAGTAATGTGAACATTGGTAGCGAGTTCTCCATGCCAGCACGAACACTCAGTAGACTGTATACAGATCAAGAGATAGTAAAG ACTGCTGCATTCATAATGTATAATGATGAATTTCCGAATGGCACCAAATCATTCACAAAAGGCCACACAAAAGGCGTGGTAGTAATGACAGCTCAGGGAGGATTCTGGTTGGTCCATTCTGTGCCAAAATATCCTCCACCCCCAGAGGATGGATACACTTATCCTTCCTCTGCTGTTCGTTATGGCCAGACCATGTTGTGTATTAGTCTTTCTTCTGATCAATCTCATAGTTTGG GGTGGCAGTTGCTCCAGAACAATCCATTTATATACGCTTCCAACATGCCGGAGACACTTTCGTCCCAATTCTTTGTTTTACTGAAAGTGATGCAGGGAGAACGACCTCAAGTTTCTCCATGGTATCGTGTCGCAGCGCTGACCTCTGTTGGTGGCAAAGCTTTCACCTCCTTTGCAAAATACAAGAAATATGATCAAG ATTTGTATGCCAGCTTAGTGGCTCCAATGCTGAAGACCAATATTGTTGTCGAGAGCTGGAGAAATGGACCTCAACCCCTTCCATCTTCCTGTAACACTACCTACAC GGTGGAGAATGTGGAAAATGTGTCGGCTCGGGCAGCATCTACCAGCTTTACTACACATCACGACCATAGCAAATGGGTGGTGGCTTCAGAGCCCGACAAACCTTATGTTTGCATTGGTgatattaatagaatg GAAACGCAGTTTGAGCGTGCAGGAGGGACTGTGTGTATGCAGAGCTTGAGCATTTGGCACAGATTCCATAATTTGGTTCAAGCTGTTGAAGCCTGTCCAAGGGCAGTGTAA